A stretch of Chitinophaga caeni DNA encodes these proteins:
- a CDS encoding pyridoxine 5'-phosphate synthase — MTKLSVNINKFATLRNARGGNLPDILKVAADCETFGADGITVHPRPDERHIRYRDVRELKPLVTTEFNIEGYPSKEFLDLVLEVKPEQCTLVPDPPGVLTSNTGWDTIQHQSFLKEVIGTLKAAGIRVSIFLNPEVDKVEGAKTAGADRIELYTGPYAEEYHNALTQPQNLALFNDYKNTAVKATEIGLDINAGHDLNLDNLRYFKLHIPQLKEVSIGHALVCDAIYFGLENTIQMYKRLLVD; from the coding sequence ATGACAAAGCTTAGTGTAAACATTAATAAATTTGCTACCCTCAGAAATGCCAGGGGTGGCAATTTACCTGATATATTAAAAGTTGCTGCCGATTGTGAAACGTTCGGCGCCGATGGTATCACGGTACACCCACGACCCGATGAAAGACATATCCGCTACCGGGATGTAAGGGAATTAAAACCATTGGTCACAACCGAGTTTAATATAGAAGGCTACCCTTCGAAAGAATTTTTGGATTTGGTCCTGGAAGTAAAACCAGAACAATGTACGCTGGTTCCGGATCCCCCGGGTGTACTTACTTCGAATACCGGTTGGGACACCATTCAACATCAATCTTTCTTAAAAGAAGTGATCGGCACATTAAAGGCAGCAGGCATCAGGGTTTCTATCTTTTTAAACCCCGAGGTGGATAAGGTGGAAGGCGCTAAAACTGCGGGGGCAGACAGGATTGAACTGTATACCGGGCCTTATGCTGAAGAGTATCACAATGCCCTGACCCAACCGCAGAACCTCGCCTTGTTTAACGATTATAAAAATACGGCTGTAAAAGCCACTGAAATAGGACTTGATATTAATGCAGGACACGATTTGAACCTTGATAATTTGCGCTATTTCAAATTGCATATCCCGCAGCTTAAAGAAGTTTCTATCGGCCATGCGCTGGTATGTGACGCCATCTATTTCGGTTTGGAAAATACCATCCAGATGTATAAACGTTTACTAGTAGATTAA